The Candidatus Rickettsiella isopodorum genome window below encodes:
- a CDS encoding phosphatidate cytidylyltransferase, which produces MLKLRILTALILIPLVIVGIFYASTFYFKLITAAIMLLAAWEWSRLSAYKDLIKRFLYVGVQAAILFLILPYVAYDWLLKLGLVFWLLLSVYLIWARSKPVLPRISPTITASLGWLIISLCWVSLQKLQLTPVYLMFMLLIIWLADTAAYVSGRLWGQHLLAPTLSPKKTWEGFFFGLLFTFFSAMLMLYFFQGIKPSFWQMWILVLLTSLAAVTGDLFESQLKRLRGLKDSGQLLPGHGGILDRIDSLLAAAPVFTGSLLLLGLII; this is translated from the coding sequence ATGCTTAAACTTAGAATTTTAACTGCACTTATATTGATTCCTTTAGTTATCGTTGGAATTTTTTACGCATCGACATTTTATTTTAAATTGATTACTGCGGCTATTATGCTACTCGCTGCTTGGGAATGGTCACGTTTGAGTGCTTACAAGGATTTGATTAAGCGTTTTTTATATGTAGGAGTACAAGCAGCAATCTTATTTCTAATTTTACCTTATGTAGCTTACGACTGGCTTTTGAAGCTAGGTTTAGTTTTTTGGCTATTATTAAGCGTTTATTTAATTTGGGCACGTAGTAAACCAGTATTGCCAAGGATAAGTCCTACAATAACAGCTAGCTTAGGTTGGTTAATTATTAGTTTATGTTGGGTTTCCTTACAAAAACTGCAACTGACACCGGTTTATTTAATGTTTATGTTATTGATTATTTGGTTAGCTGATACTGCCGCATATGTCAGTGGTCGATTATGGGGACAGCATCTATTGGCACCGACCTTGAGCCCTAAAAAAACCTGGGAAGGTTTTTTTTTCGGATTATTGTTTACTTTTTTTTCAGCAATGCTAATGCTCTATTTTTTTCAAGGGATTAAGCCTTCTTTTTGGCAAATGTGGATACTGGTATTATTGACGAGTTTAGCGGCGGTAACAGGAGATTTATTTGAAAGTCAACTAAAACGACTTCGAGGACTAAAAGATAGTGGCCAATTATTACCTGGTCATGGTGGAATTTTGGATCGAATCGATAGTTTATTAGCTGCAGCTCCCGTATTTACGGGATCTTTATTACTGCTAGGTTTAATAATATGA